A region from the uncultured Macellibacteroides sp. genome encodes:
- a CDS encoding glycoside hydrolase family 16 protein: MKKKLKCLLILFSILPQLSCSQETDQPEWKLTWEENFDQTNGFDTSCWSKIPRGKSDWDKYMSDFDSCYAVVDGNLILRGLANYTLPNDTAPYITGGLYTKNKVSFTYGKLEIRARLQGAKGAWPAIWMLPQDGKWPFGGEIDIMERLNSDAIAYQTIHTNYTYVLGKKDNPKNGSTGPIDPTGYNTYAVEITPDSLVFSINEKRTFSYPNLNNDKEGQYPFGKPFYLLIDMQLGGNWVGTVNPADVPVEMKVDWVRYYMREQ, translated from the coding sequence TTTAGCATACTACCGCAACTATCCTGCAGCCAGGAAACCGATCAGCCGGAATGGAAACTTACTTGGGAAGAAAATTTTGATCAGACCAACGGTTTTGACACCTCCTGTTGGAGCAAAATACCGAGAGGAAAATCCGACTGGGACAAATATATGTCCGACTTCGATTCGTGCTATGCTGTGGTAGACGGGAACCTTATCCTTCGGGGACTTGCCAATTACACCCTGCCCAACGATACAGCCCCCTACATAACAGGCGGACTGTACACCAAAAACAAAGTTTCGTTTACCTACGGCAAACTTGAAATCCGTGCCAGATTGCAGGGAGCAAAAGGCGCTTGGCCAGCCATATGGATGCTTCCGCAAGATGGTAAATGGCCCTTTGGCGGAGAGATAGACATTATGGAACGCCTGAACAGCGATGCCATCGCCTACCAGACCATACACACCAACTACACCTACGTACTAGGCAAAAAAGACAACCCCAAAAACGGAAGCACAGGCCCTATAGATCCCACGGGATACAACACCTATGCCGTCGAAATTACTCCGGACAGCCTCGTCTTCAGTATAAACGAAAAGCGTACCTTCTCCTACCCCAACCTAAACAACGATAAAGAAGGTCAATACCCGTTTGGCAAACCCTTCTACCTGCTTATCGACATGCAGTTGGGAGGCAACTGGGTAGGTACGGTAAATCCTGCCGATGTACCCGTGGAAATGAAAGTGGATTGGGTCAGGTATTACATGAGAGAGCAATGA
- a CDS encoding DUF3570 domain-containing protein, translated as MKKIVITVAALVMFLNVAKAQTVSTNHRKLKVDEVNFVTSYYHQDGNNSAVTGGIGSEKLDDFGNSFDLQLSRFDKKDNKHTLGVELGIDVYSSASSDKIDPSTISSASSKDVRISPSLNYLIENAKNNISMGGGVSFSQEYDYTSIGANVVFAKASKDKNREFSAKASVFLDTWAVILPIELRHVNTNFNYKQGDNAPRNSYNLALGLTQVINQRLQVSLLTDIGYQTGLLGTAYQRVYFGDNGDNAYSEKLPDNRFKLPVGVRANYFLGDKFILRGFYRYYTDSWNLTAHTAELEIPYKITPFISVAPFYRFYSQSGVDYFKPYKEHMLSNNSEFYTSDYDLSKLTSHMVGANFRMVSADGLFGVKKLNVFELRYSYYNRSTDLTSHLITLALKFK; from the coding sequence ATGAAGAAAATAGTAATTACAGTCGCTGCACTGGTGATGTTTCTGAATGTAGCAAAAGCACAAACAGTTAGTACGAATCACAGGAAGTTAAAAGTTGATGAGGTGAATTTTGTAACTAGCTACTACCATCAAGATGGGAATAACTCGGCTGTTACAGGAGGTATTGGTAGCGAGAAGTTAGATGACTTTGGTAATTCATTTGACTTACAATTGAGTCGGTTCGATAAAAAAGATAATAAACACACGCTTGGGGTTGAGCTGGGTATTGATGTATATAGTTCTGCTTCCTCAGATAAAATCGATCCATCAACAATTTCATCTGCATCAAGTAAGGATGTGCGTATCTCGCCCTCTCTTAATTATCTTATTGAGAATGCTAAAAACAATATTTCAATGGGAGGGGGAGTTTCTTTTTCTCAGGAGTACGACTATACGTCCATAGGGGCCAATGTTGTTTTTGCTAAAGCCTCAAAAGACAAGAACAGAGAATTTTCAGCCAAGGCATCTGTTTTTCTAGATACTTGGGCTGTGATATTACCGATAGAGCTTCGACATGTAAACACAAATTTCAATTATAAACAAGGAGATAATGCTCCCCGAAATTCGTACAACTTAGCTTTGGGGCTTACACAGGTTATCAATCAACGATTACAAGTTTCGCTACTTACAGATATAGGTTATCAAACGGGATTGTTGGGTACTGCTTATCAGCGTGTTTATTTCGGAGATAACGGGGATAATGCTTATTCCGAAAAGTTACCAGATAACCGATTCAAATTGCCGGTAGGAGTACGTGCCAATTACTTTTTAGGTGATAAATTTATTTTGCGCGGTTTTTATCGTTATTATACCGACAGTTGGAATCTTACAGCTCATACTGCCGAGCTTGAAATCCCATATAAAATAACCCCTTTTATATCCGTTGCACCGTTTTACCGTTTTTATAGTCAATCGGGTGTTGACTACTTTAAGCCTTACAAAGAACATATGCTGTCCAACAATAGTGAGTTTTATACCAGTGATTACGACTTATCCAAACTTACCAGTCATATGGTAGGGGCTAACTTTCGCATGGTATCGGCAGATGGTCTTTTTGGGGTGAAAAAGCTTAATGTATTCGAATTACGTTATAGCTACTACAATCGCAGTACCGATTTAACATCACACCTGATTACCTTGGCTCTTAAGTTTAAGTAA
- a CDS encoding DUF4266 domain-containing protein produces the protein MNKKVIFMVFVGCMFILASCTTVKPYQKSRINDAEMVLSSQKIEKFQNNFLLYREGASGGNGGKTGGGCGCN, from the coding sequence ATGAATAAGAAAGTAATTTTTATGGTATTTGTAGGTTGTATGTTTATCCTCGCTTCCTGTACAACTGTTAAGCCGTACCAGAAGTCAAGAATCAATGATGCAGAAATGGTTCTTTCAAGTCAAAAGATAGAGAAATTTCAAAACAATTTTTTATTGTATCGGGAGGGAGCTTCGGGAGGCAATGGTGGTAAAACAGGTGGTGGTTGCGGTTGTAATTAA
- a CDS encoding FAD:protein FMN transferase, with amino-acid sequence MNLVKVQTKLMGNMFEFIALSDNERLVNEQITCAIDEVKRIEKLFTTFSDESVTNEVNRNAGKKPVEVPDEFFYLVYRAQKISMLTQGYFDLSYGSLDKDFWNFNQAMTKLPDPAEAKKSVHLIDYRNIILNKDDKTIFLRNKGMRIGFGGIGKGYAADCAKRVMVDAGVTSGIVSASGDLNAWGYQEDGSPWTVGIANPNLKQSFFSTLNITNKSIATSGNYEKFVMINNQIYSHTVNPKTGYPIKGVKSVTIITTSAELADAMATPVNILGVSEGLNLINQIKGIECILVDDNNKLFLSNNIKLVK; translated from the coding sequence TACATGTGCTATTGATGAGGTAAAACGCATAGAAAAGTTGTTTACAACCTTCAGTGACGAGAGTGTTACTAACGAGGTAAACAGAAATGCCGGAAAAAAACCAGTAGAGGTTCCCGACGAGTTTTTTTATTTAGTTTACAGAGCACAAAAGATATCCATGCTAACACAGGGATATTTTGATCTTTCTTATGGATCGCTGGACAAGGACTTCTGGAACTTTAATCAGGCTATGACAAAATTGCCTGATCCGGCGGAAGCTAAAAAATCAGTTCATCTTATAGACTATAGAAATATCATTCTTAATAAGGATGATAAAACCATTTTTCTCAGAAACAAAGGCATGCGTATTGGTTTCGGAGGTATTGGAAAAGGATACGCGGCAGATTGTGCCAAACGGGTAATGGTAGATGCCGGGGTAACCAGCGGAATAGTGAGCGCTTCGGGCGACTTAAATGCATGGGGATATCAGGAAGATGGTTCTCCCTGGACTGTTGGTATTGCTAATCCAAATCTTAAACAAAGTTTCTTTTCTACACTTAATATTACAAATAAATCAATTGCGACTTCTGGTAATTATGAAAAATTTGTAATGATCAACAATCAGATATACTCACATACAGTTAATCCCAAAACAGGTTATCCTATTAAGGGCGTTAAAAGCGTAACAATAATTACTACCAGTGCCGAATTGGCAGATGCGATGGCAACACCTGTAAATATTCTAGGTGTATCTGAAGGCTTAAATCTGATCAATCAGATTAAAGGGATTGAGTGTATTCTTGTTGATGATAATAATAAGTTATTTCTATCAAATAATATTAAACTTGTAAAATGA